GGTGAATACGGAGGGCCCATCAGCTTCCAGGGGAAGAACATTGTTGTGATGAGTACATCTGGTCCCGAAAACACTCTCATTCGAACCTTCATGGACTTCCACTGCGTGATGTTCACAGGAGGTGAGGACAGCACCGCTGTACTTGAGGGCTTTACATTAAGGAACCAGATCTCCGATGGAACAACGTCGGGAAAACAAGAAGTTGTTGATTATGGCGGTGGACTTTACATCACAAACTCTTCTCCGACAATTCGGAATAATATCATCAAGGACTGCCTTGCTAAAACCGGAGCAGGAGTATACTTAGAGAATTCATCCATGTTCATGACAGACTGTACTGTCTACAATAATAATACATGGGTATATGGTGGCGGGCTCTTCATAGGAAGCTCTGATGAGAATGACCCTCCATGTATTATTGACTGCACAATTACGAACAATGAAGCTCAGTATGGTGGTGGATTTTATATCTGGGGTGATACAGCAATGGTTATCAACAATAATATCAGCGATAATTATTCTGATCATCATGGTGGTGGTATCGGTATAGATGGTTCAAATGTACTACTATGCAGTAATTACATTTCCGAAAATGATGGCGGGGACGGAGGAGGGATTTTCATAGGAAGCGGTATACCAACACTTATCGGAAATCTTATTGTTGAGAATACTGCTGGTCACGGTGGTGGTATTTATGAAGCTTCCGGTAGTACATTACACATTGTCAATAACACAATAGCGAGTAATATAGCAAATGGCTTAGGGGGAGGAATTGCCTCCGCTTCTGATACTCTTTATATAGATAACTCCATTCTCTGGGGTAATTCAGGCTCACTTGGCTCACAGATACTAATGGCTGAAGCTCATGTTTCAATTGAATATTGCGATGTTGAGTATGGAGAGGATTCTGTTTACAATTATGCTAGTTCCACTCTATACTGGGGTCTTGGCAACATCGATATCGATCCTCAGTTTGAGACGGGGCCTCTTGGTGATTATCACCTTTCATATGGTTCTCCCTGCATAGACGCAGGTAATCCCGCCTGGGAATACAACGATCCTGAAGATCCCTTTAATCCGGGTTACGCACTCTGGCCTGCAATGGGAACTACACGCAACGACATGGGAGCCTTCGGAGGAGGAGGAGTTAATTACTGGCTTACTGTTGAGGAGGAAGAATTTTCTCCAACTGAAACAGGGCTTGTATTAAAATCCTTCCCAAATCCATTCAGCTCATCATGTACTGTGTGTTATCAACTTGATGAAGCTTCACATGTGGTTCTTTCGGTGTTCGATCTTTCGGGAAGACTGGTTGAAATCCTTGTTGATGAGGTTGTTCCCGCAGGTATGTACTCTGAATATTTTGATGGCTCAAATCTCTGCTCAGGTATGTACCTGATAAGGTTGGTAGCAGGCGAACATGCCACTTCCAGGAGATGTATCATCATCAGGGATAATTAATCAGAATATAGAATCAGTTTACTCTCCCGTATACTAGAACCAGTACAGACTTGCTGAATTTGGAATTGATTAATTGAGCCTTATATAAGGATAGCATACGAGCATTAGTCCTCATGAAGATTTCTCAGGCTCCGCTCCGTCAGCAATCGTATCCATTACGAGGAATTCAGGAACGTGTATGACGAACGCTTCTCAAAACGTTACGGCTTCTGGCGTTCCGTCACCGATGAAGTAGTGGGGAAGTATCTGCAATGTGGTGATCCTCATTTCGGCTTTGCCAGGATCAGGTGCAGAGAATGCGGCGCTGAGTATCTGAGAGCCTTTTCCTGCAAATATCGCGGTTTCCGGGATCTCCCGGGAACCTCATGCTTCTGGTTATGCTGGTTTCAGGCAATAATCGGAGGTTTATCGGGACGAATTGGCTGCCTTACGGGCAGGTCATGGGATTGTGGGAAATCCTTTGTCCTATTGATTGCAGGTGTCAATCAAATGTACAATGTCACCGGATACAAGTTCATGGATGTGACCTTGAGGATGACAATTGCCTTCTGAATCTTTCCATTAGTTTTAAGGATGTCTTTCGATAAAGAAATGTATCTTCTGGCTAAAAGCCATATACACATATTACATTGAATTTCTATATATAATATGATAATAATGCATGGATGCAAGACCTGACCCTTGACATATGACCCTTGACATATGACCCTTGACATATGGAACTGAGTTACCTGACTCGGTAGTTGATCCATCCCCCGAGCAGAATCAGCGCTGCGCCTGCAAAAACAGCCAAACTCGGTATGGAGTTGAAGAACATTGTTTGCCAGAGCATTGAAAAGATCACGCTGAGGTAGCCGTATATTGCAACCTTGCCTCCGGGAGCATATCTGTATGCTGAAGTCATGAAAAGCTGTCCCGAAGCGCCGAAGATACCAATGCATATCAGGAGAATAAGTGATCGTGAATCCGGTATTACTCCGTTTCGGATAACAGACGGCAGAAAGACCAGCGACATCAGCACTGAGAACCAGAATACTATTATCAGGGGTTTATCTGTTTTGCGCAGAGCTCTTATTGCGGTATAGGCGCTTCCCGCGAATATTGCTGAGAGAAGGGCAAGACCTGCCGGAAGAGAAATCGGAATTACACCTGGTCGAAGTATTACCACGACTCCTACAAGTCCAAGAAAAAGTGCGACGATCTGTGCTTTTCTCAATCTTTCTTTCAGGAACCACCAGGCGAAAATAAGGACAAAGAAGGGGCTCAGCCTGTTAATTGTTACAGCCTCTGCAAGAGGTAAACCTTCAACAGCAGTGAAGTACGTAAGCATTCCAGCAATTCCGAAAATCGACCTTGCTCCCAGCAGGCGGACACTTCCCGGTTTCAACGGGATTCTCCTGAACAGCAGTATGAAAAGTGTGATGACTGCCGAAATCGATGCTCTCGCGAAGAGCTTCTGTGAAACGGAAACGCCAGCTTCAGTGGGAATGGCCTTCACACATACGGGAACCAGCGAGAGAAACAGAGTAGCGATTATCATGTAGAATGCTGCTCGCATACCCGAAGTCAGGTTCATCAGGGTATTCTGATCAGTTCGTATTTCATTGAGCCCATTCCGAATGATTCCGCAATTCTGAGTTGAAGCTCACCATCAATATCAGGACGGAACGCCATGAATTTATCATCTCCAGTATCAGCTTTCCCCGCAAGTGGTGAATTCGCGGCTGATGGGGCAGAGGTGACAAGATCCAGCGAAGCCTTATCCAGCGCGACAGGATCGGTGGAAGCCAGGATGCCTATGTCATCGACAAGGGGAGGATGTGTGTCATGCATGCAGTCGCAATCCGGAACCACTGCTGTGACGAAATTCACGTACAGAACAGGATTCGCGGTTTTCGCTACAACTGACGCGTATTCAACCATTCTTCTCATGAAGACATTCATTTCCTGATTCCAGCTGACCCTGATGGCACCTTCCGGGCAACGTCCGAGGCACTCACCGCAGCCGGTGCAGGATTCGGTGTTGATAACTGCGAATGCATTGATTGTAATAGCATTTGAAGGACAGTTAGCCGAACATATCCCGCATGCGGTACAACTGTCGCTTTTGATATTCGGCTTTACTGAAGAATGCTGATACAGTTTTCCGGCTCTGGAAGCGCATCCCATTCCCAGATTCTTTATCGCTCCTCCGAATCCGGTAAGTAGATGACCTTTGAAATGGCTGATTACAATCATGGCATCAGCGCTGCAGATTATCGAGGCGAGATGAGCTGCAGATGAATCGAATTCATCCGGCATTTCAATAAGAGTTTCATTCTCCCCGCGCAGGCCGTCGGCAACGATGAACGGCGGTGTGTCCGGGGTGCCGAATCCGTGTTCCGCAGCAAGACATATATAATCCGGAGCAGACATTCGGAGGCCTGGATAAAGTACGGTAGTGTCAGTGAGGAATGTCCGGTCTGCAGGGAAATTAAGAGCGTGTATGATTTTGTTAACATTTTCCGCGCTCACATATGATGTATTTCCCGCTTCACCGGGGTGAATTTTCACAGCGACAAAGTCCGTTACTTTCAATTTTGCTGCTGTTTCCAGATTCTCAAGCAGCTTTGTGAAAGCTCCGGGAAGATCTGTCTTTGCAGCTGACAGGAAAAAAACCTGAGGCATATTAACCTCCTTTAACCGGGTTCAATCTATTCATCATCCTTGCTTGCGGAATATACGCTGTTTATAGATTAGGGTATGAAATACCTGAAATGGGTCGAGATCGAGGAGTCAGCTCCCGACTGGAATCTGCGTCAGCTGAGGGCATGTTCGGAGAACGGACAGAATTTCCCTGTCTGTGCTGTCATTAAAGCCAACGCATACGGACATGGCGTTCGGGAGATTACAAGTCTGCTTCCCTCTGCTGCGTGGTTTGCCGTGAATTCCCTTGATGAAGGGCTCGAACTCAGACATTACGGAATAGAGCGTCCCGTCCTTCTGCTGGGTTATGTGTTGCTCGATAGACTTACTGAAGCAATTGAAGCTGATCTTCGTCTTACAGTTTACAATATCGAAACGCTTAAAAAGCTTAAGAAGACAGTAAATCCGGAAAAACCCGCCCGAGTTCATATTAAGGTAGAAACCGGTACAAACAGGCAGGGAATACTACCGGAGAATTTGCCGGAATTCCTCAATAGTGCGGCTCTAATTCCAGGAATAAAGATAGAAGGTCTGTCAACGCATTTTGCCAATATTGAAGATACTCTGAATCATGAGTATGCAGAGGTGCAGCTTCACCGATTCGAAGAAGTTCTCAGGTTAATCGGAGATTCGGGCGTTCATCCTGAAGTGATTCATACTGCGTGTACAGCAGCTGCTATACTATTTCCTGAGACTCACTTCAACATGTTGAGAACTGGAATCGGATTGTACGGCTTATGGCCTTCAAGAGAAACATTCCTTTCTGCCCAGACTGCCGGAAGACAGGTACCTGATCTTAAACCTGTTCTTTCATGGAAAACGAGAATTGCTCAGATAAAGACAATTCCATCAGGAAGTTTCGTAGGGTATGGATGCACATTCAGGACAAATAGAAAGACAAGGCTTGGAGTGTTGCCTGTAGGTTACGCGGATGGTTACGACAGGGGGTGTGGAAACTCCGCTCATGTGCTGATCAGGGGGAAACGTGCTCCGCTTCTTGGAAGAGTGTGCATGAACCTGATAATGGTTGACCTTACCGATATCCCCCACTCCCGCCTGGAGGATGAGGTTGTGCTTCTCGGAAAAGATGGGGACGAGATTATCTCCGCTGAGATGATGGCCGAATGGGCAGGTACAATAAATTACGAAATCGTTACCCGTATCAGTCCGTTCATGCCCAGAGTGATAAAGAGAGGAAAAGAAAGTGTACATTGATGTGATAGGTGTTGATGGGTCAAAACAGTATGGATGCTGTCTCTGTTCGATGCTCCTTGGCGAGTCGGTCCTGCTTGATGCGGGATCAGCGTCCATGCTTTCAGGAACACAACAGGATAATGTTGAGATGGTTCTTCTTACCCATGCCCACCTCGATCATGTACTTGAACTGGGTTTCATGATTGATGCTACCGTTTCTCGCAGAGATGAACCTCTGAGGGTTATGGGAAGCAAGGCATGTCTTGATGTGGTCAAAAAACACTATATGAACGATCTGCTGTGGCCGGATTTCAGCAGAATCAAAACCTCCCGTGGTCCGGCTCTTGTCTATGAAGCGATGAAGGACAGGGAATGGTTTGAGCTTCCAGGGGGAATCAGAGCCTGGTCAGAACCGGTTTGCCATAGCGCCGGCGCCAGGGGGTTCCTGTTCCGATCAAGTACTGGTTCCATCCTGCATACAGGTGATACGGGGCCAACAGAGACTCTCTGGAAAAGAGGAGCAGAACTTGGTGATCTTTCAATGGTTATTGCGGAAGTATCATTTCCGGACAATCAGACCGATATAGCTATTGCCAGTAATCACCTTACACCAGCTCTTCTGGAGAACGAACTGAAGAAACTGAACAAGCCTGATGTGCCCGTGTATACGTTTCATCTCAAACCATGGCTGAGACATGAGATCGAGCGGGATCTTGCACGGAGATTCCGCGACAGAGTAGTGGTACTCCGCCGGGGCGACAGACTGGAATTCTGATTCAACCATCTATCTTCGGAATATCCACCCGAAAGGAACTTCTTTGATGAAAACCGGTCTTGATCGATTAAAGCGTGACATGCTTCCCGGCAGATGTATTGGACTGCTTTCCCATTATGCTGCTGTAGATTCACAGTACAGATTGTCAGTTGATGTGCTTGCCGGGATGGATGGAATAGAACTTACCGCGCTATTCGGACCTCAGCACGGGTTCTATGGTGAGACTCAGGATAACATGATCGAGTGGGACGGTTACACTCATCCTGACTACGGTATCCCGGTTCACAGCCTTTACGGGAATACCCGTGAACCCACGTCTGAAATGCTGGAGGGACTGGACTGCCTTGTAGTTGATCTTCAGGATGTCGGGGCCAGGTATTACACCTATGTATACACAATGGGATACTGCATGAGGAAATGCTCCGAACTCGGGATTCCTGTAATCGTACTCGACAGGCCTAATCCTCTTGGAAATTCGATTATTGAGGGAAAACCACTGCTGCCGGGGTACGAATCGTTTGTCGGCCTTTACCCTATTCCGGTTCGTCATGCGCTGACAATTGGAGAACTCGCAGGATTGTTTGCCCGTTTTGACGGAATTCCTGTGCCCGCAGTTATTGAAATGACCGGATGGGACGGCTGTGGAATTTCCGATGAATATGCCTGGGTTTATCCTTCACCAAACATGCCTTCACCTGATACTGCCATTGTTTATCCAGGAATGTGTCTGCTGGAAGCGACAAATCTTTCCGAGGGTAGGGGAACCACAAGACCGTTCAACGTATTCGGAGCCCCATGGATTAATGGGAAAGAACTCTGTTCCAGGCTGAATGGAACCATATGGACGGAGGGTGCAGTCCTCAGACCACATGCCTTTCTGCCCACATTCAACAAACACACTGGAGTGATGTGCTATGGCGCTGAAATCCATATTATCGACAGATCCTGTTTCAGATCATTGAGAACGGCACTGGGCATTCTTCTGGAAACTTTCAGATATTCACAGACCCGGTGGAATCCTCCGCCATACGAGTATGAATTTGAAAGAATGCCCGTAGATATTCTTACGGGAAGTTCGGAAGTGAGAGAGGCTGTGAAAGCAGGAAACAAGAGTGTTCTAATTGAATTTGCAGAGGGTGATCCTGCCGGTCACACGGAACTGACCAGAGGGGTCTTACTGTACGATAGGGGATTTCTCAGGTGAAAATCGGAATATTGTCAGACATCCACGGTAATCTTCCTGCTCTCGAAGCTTCCTGGGATCTGTTTGAGACTGAAGAAGTTGAGCAGGTTGTCTGCCTTGGTGATCTGGTTCAGTTCGGTCCTTATCCCGGAGAAGTAATTGATTTCGTGAGGCAGCACGATATGGATGTTGTTCAGGGCGACTGCGACAGGGCGGTTGCAAAAGGCAGGAGTGATATCGGAGATAATTACCCCAACATACACTGGGAGCAGCTGGCCCGGAAAACACTTCAATGGACAAAAGAAAATATCACGGATTCTCAGAGGAAGTTCCTTCGAAAGCTACCCTCTGAAATAAGGTATCAGATCGGAAGCAGGAGGATCCTGTGTGTTCATGGTCTTCCAGGAAAAATCTCCAGTGGCATTCAGGCGAACATACCGAACGAGGTTTGTGACCTTCTTTTCAAAAGAAACTCCTGTGATGTGCTTGTTCTCGGGCATACTCATGAGATGTTTCTCAAAGGGCGTGGTTCTCGGATGATAGTCAATCCAGGCAGTGTCGGCGGTGGTACAATTCCGGGCGAAGCAACTGTGGCTGTGATTGAAGTAGATGAAGAAAACACTACAACATCGGTCTGCTGGCACCGCGTTCCTTACAATATTCAGAAATACGTGACGAAGTACAAAGCGGAAGGTCTTCCGGAGATATTTCTCAGGTGTATTCTCCTTGGCAGAGATCCCAGGGGAGAATGGCATACAAAAGTATGGAGGCAGAAATGGGCAGAACAATAGTTGAGAAAATCATGTCCTCTCACAGTGGAGATGATTGCAGAGCAGGTGATGTCGCTTGGATCAAGATTGACAACAGAACAGCCAGAGATTTTGCCGGAGCGAGTGTAGTTGCAAATCTGGAGAAATACGGGGGTGATTCTCCAATTAACGATAAACAGAAGACATTTTTCACATTTGACTGTAATGTTCCAGCGAATACAATTCCCTATGCCAACAACCAGCACAGAATCAGATTGTTTGCCAGGAAGTATGATCTTGAAGTTTTCGATGTTGATGCCGGAATAGGTTCACATATAGTAATAGAAGGCAAATTCGGAAAACCTGGTACAACCACGGTCGGAACGGACAGCCACCTTAATATCATGGGTTCGGTCGGTGCGTTCGGTCAGGGAATGGGTGACGTGGATATTGCCTATGCCTTCAAGACCGGGAATGTGTGGTTCGAGGTGCCGCATACGGTGAAAGTTACTCTTGAGGGAATACCTGCGCAGGGTACAGAGGCAAAGGATGTTGCACTGGCAATGCTCCGGAGATTCAACAGCCATGAGCTTCTCGGGAAGGCCGTTGAGGTTTACGGTCCCTGGATTACGAAAGCTACACTGGAAGACTGTATCACTTTTTCAAGCCTTGCCACCGAGATGGGTGCCATTATCGGTATGATTCCACCAAATGATAACGTACTAACTTTTTTCGGTATATCAAGGGAAGAAGCAGTTTATGCAGATTCCGACGCGGAATATTCAGAAGAATACGTACTTGATATCAGCGGGCTTGAGCCCCTGATCGCAGCTCCGCCAAGCCCATCCAATGTTTCACCTGTATGTGAGCATAGTGATGTAAAAGTCGATGGTGTATTCATAGGCAGTTGCACCAACGGAACCTATCAGGATCTGAAGTATGCCTCCGAACTTCTTAAAGGGCGCAAGGTAGCTCCCGGAGTCATGCTTAAAGTTGTTCCCGCAACGAGAGAAACGTGGTCGAGATTGCTTGATGAAGGACTTCTGAAGGATATTTTCGACGCTGGGGGAATCATCAGTAACGCGGGTTGTGGAGGGTGCGCATCGGGTCAGATCGGTATGACCGGCGAGAGAGAAATTCAGGTAAGCACATCCAATCGTAACTTCAAAGGCAAGCAGGGCAGGGGAAACACTTATCTTGCCGGTATCGGAACGGCCGTTGCCTCAGCCGTGCTTGGAAGAATTGCGTCAGTGCATGAACTGAAGGAGGTGCGAACATGACTCGCGATATGATTCTCAGGGGAAGATTGTGGGTATTGAAATCCGGAGAAAACCTCTTCTGTGATATTGATACTGATATGATCTATCACAATGCTCACCTTGCTGTAACCGCAATTGAAGAAATGGGTCAGTTCGCTCTCGGCAATCTTGATGGTTACAAAGATTTTGCCGGTAAGGCTAAACCAGGCGATATCATTCTGACCGGGGACAATTTCGGCTCAGGCAGTTCCAGACAGCACGCGGTGGACTGTTTCACAGCTCTTGGAGTTCAGGCCGTAATCGCCAGATCTTTTGGAGCGATATACAAACGAAATGCGATCAACAGCGGTTTTCCGATCATTGAACTACCAGGACTTCCCGATAGTTTCTTCGAGCAGTTCGATGAAGTCGAGCTTGATCTTGAGAAGGGCGTTCTTTCGAAAGGGGAGAAGAGTTTCCGGGGAAACCCCATGAGCAAGGTTGCAAAGGATATCTACCTGGCAGGAGGGCTTTTTCAGTACGCCGAGCAGATGTGATTACAGGCAATTTTGATTTCCAATAAATCGTACATGTTTACCTGAGTCAACCTCTCTTTCCATGCAGTACTTTGCTGAATGGTCTTGACTTTTGCGCAAAGCCTTGCATAATAGTCATCATGAAACGATATCTGGAGGAAAGAATTGTCGCTGATCTGAAGAGAAAAATGGTTCTTCTTACCGGGCCCAGGCAGGTGGGGAAGACTTTTCTCTCGAAACAGATCGCTGAGAACTACTTCATGCGTTCCTGCTACCTGAACTTCGATAATGTCCTTGATGCAAGTGTAATCATTGCTCAGAACTGGCCTTTGGACATAGACCTGCTTATTCTGGACGAGATTCATAAGATGTCCGGCTGGAAGCAGTTTCTCAAAGGTGTGTACGACACGAAGCCTCTTGAGTGTGCCCTGCTTGTGACCGGTAGTTCCAGGATGGATACTTTCCGGCAGGCCGGTGAGTCCCTTGCCGGTCGTTACTTTCATCATAGACTGTGGCCTCTTTCAGTGGCAGAGCTGAAGAACACATATCAGCCAGGAGAGGCTTTCAGGCTCCTGCAAAAGTTTGGGGGCTTCCCCGAACCATTTCTCAGTGGGGATGAAACCGAAGCGAATCGCTGGCGTTCACAGTACTTCACCGATCTTATCCGGGAGGATGTTCTGGAATTCGGCAGGCTTCAGGAAATCCGGACTATGCGGGTTTTGCTGGAGCTTCTCAGGAAAAGGGTCGGCTCTCCTTTGTCCTGTACTTCCCTTGCCACAGATCTGCAGGTTGCACCCAACACAGTCAGGCGGTATGTGGATATTCTGGAGGCGCTTCACATTATTTTTCTGGTGCGGCCCCATCATGCAAACATTGCAAGAGCGATTCAAAAGATGCCGAAGATCTACTTTCATGATTCCGGTTATGTTCAGGGTGATGAAGGGATCACCGTTGAAAACACTGCTGCAATCTGCTTGAGAAAACACGCAGATTACAGATCTGACATATCAGGAGACAGGGTAGAACTATGTTACATCCGCACCAAAGAAAAACATGAAATAGATTTCACCCTGGTCTGCAATGGAGAACCCTTGGTGCTGATAGAGGTAAAAATTTCCAGCACAACAACTCCTGCAGGTCTGAAGTTGCTGGGAGAGAAACTCCCCGGAGTGAAACGAGTTCATCTTGTCAGAGACCTGCGATTGGAGCAGGATCGGGAAGGTGTTTCAATTAGAAAATTACCGGAATGGCTTGCCGATCTGGATGCCTGATTCTTTCATTGAAGGAACTGATGAATGAGAGTGGATAATAAGAATGAAATGAGGAATATCTACCTGGCAGAAGGACTTTTTCAGTACGCCGAGCAAATGTGATTACTAATATGAAGTGAAAGGGAGAATTATGCATTTTACAGTCGATCAGGAATTATGCATCGGATGCGGTGCTTGTATGGGAACATGTCCAGAAATATTCGAGGTTCTCGATGGTAAATCTGATGTCAAAATTAATCCGGTCCCCGTCGAGTATCAGGAAAACGCAATAAGCGCTGAAGACGGATGCCCTGTAGGCGCTATTTCACACGAATGAGTCGTAACTCAGTGAAATTGCTGATATTACATATATGAAGAAACACTTGATCAGAACTGTGATTTTTGATCTGGACGGTCTTCTGGCAGACACCGAGAAGCTCCATCGAAGAACATACCAGGAAACGCTTGGGGAATTCGGGATCGAACTATCCGATGAACAGTACGAAGACCACTGGATTCGCCGGGGAATGGGTATCGCTGAATTCACCTCACAGAATAATCTGTCTATCGACCCTGATCTGATTCGTTCAATAAAGACATCCAGGTATGATAATCTGGTCAGAAGTTCGGTCGATCCAATGCCGGGAGCTATCTCTCTGCTGTCCCGGCTGAAGAACAGGAGAACCCTTGGCCTTGCAACCTCCTCGTACAGGAACAGCGTCGAAATCGTTCTGAGCACTCTTGGAATTGCTGACTGCTTCTCATGTATTGCGACGAAGGAGAGTGTTTCCCGCGTGAAGCCGTTTCCGGATATCTTCCTTTATGCAGCACGGGAACTGAATACTCTCCCCGTGCATTGCCTGGTTCTGGAAGATGCTGAAAAAGGGATACTTGCCGCCGAAGCTGCGGGAATGAAAAGCATCGCTGTTCCCAATATATATACAGTGCATAATGATTTCTCGAAGGCTACCATAGTGCTGCCGACCCTGGAGGATGTGACTCTCGAACTGATCGAGGAACTCTGACAGAAGTATTTCACCAGATAATTCTGAACTGTCAATCAGTCGTACATGCTTGCCTGGTTCAACCTGAGAAGCGGGAGATCAACGATCATAAGAGAATCAAGCCCTTCAATTGAAGGCAGACCTATTCTGATAACAGGATGCTCCGGTTCTTTCAGAAGTAGAATGAAACTCTCAGGGTCAAACCAGAAGCCATTTGTCCAGAGCCAGCTGTCGGTTGAGACATCCGGCGGAATATCAAGGTTTTCCCTTACAAGCTCATGAAACACCGAATCCATCTGAATAATAGCTTCAAGATTGAGAACAGTTCCGTCGTAAAGCCATGTGCGATATGAGCTGAAAAGAGATACTCGGTCTGGATTCTTAATAAGTTTAACCTGTATCAATCCGGAGACCCATGTGGATCCTGAAACAAGAAGCTCCAGCATTCTTTCCTCTGTTGCGCCTGCGTTGACCAATGATGGAACAATATCAGCAGGTAACGGGGCTATCCAGAAAAGCGTATCCCTTGTTTCTGACCCGACCGTCAGGCATACACCCTGAACAAGGTAATGGTGCGGAATACCACCGGCAACGTACGTTGAATCCATACTGATAACAATCAGAACTGAATCTGATACAGGTTCCTCAAGAGGGGTGTTTTCAGGCATTTCAGATGATCCTTCAGGAGACTGCGTAAAAACGACCAAAAAGAATAATAGAACGCTCATCTAATTGAAAACACCTTCTTCTCTCAGGCTTAAAGTTTCGCCGTCAGCGACGATCATATGGTCGAGAAGTCTGAATCCGAGGCTTTTTCCAAGATCCCGCAGGTTTCTTGTAAGTCTGATATCCTCCTGGCTTGCACGTTTGGCTCCACCGGGATGATTGTGAACCAGAATGACACCTGTTGCTCCGGTAGCAATGACCTTCTCCAGCAGGTTTCTGGGATGTACAGCGGCCTTATCCACAGTACCGAATTCCAGAATACATTCAGTGATCAATCTATTGCTCGAATCCAGCAGAAGCGCAATAAGTCTCTCTTTTCTGAGAGTACTCATTTTTATTTCAAGATATTCTCTGACTTTCTCAGGGCTGTCAATAACCTGTGTACCTTTCTTTAACTTGAACGATTGCGTGGTGATGGAAGTTGCCAGGTTCAGGAGAACGGAAGCCGCCGGTCCTATTCCAGATACGGTCTGAAGCATCGAAGGCGGCTGGTTAAGCACGCCGCGAAGAGATCCGAATTTCTCAATAAGTGCCGCAGCTGTTTCCTTTGTGTCCTTCCTGGGGATTGCATAGGTCAGAAGGAGTTCGAGTGCATCTCTATCCGAAAACCCCCTGATTCCTGCCTGAAGAAACCTTTGCCTGAGGCGCTCTCTGTGGCCTTTCGGTGAAAGACTCATTTTTCCAGATAAACTGTTGTGGACGGGAAAGCAAAATCAAGTTCGAGACCGTATACGACCCTCATGATATTCAGATTAATTGATTCTCTCTTGTTCAGCCACACATTGTAGTCGGTTGTCAGTATGAAGTATTTCATATCGATGTCCAGCGATGAGTCACCGAAACCGGTGAAATTCACGAAGACATTGTCGTTATCGATTGACTCATCGTCCCGAAGCATCTGTCGCAGCTGTATAAG
This region of Candidatus Aegiribacteria sp. genomic DNA includes:
- the radC gene encoding DNA repair protein RadC yields the protein MSLSPKGHRERLRQRFLQAGIRGFSDRDALELLLTYAIPRKDTKETAAALIEKFGSLRGVLNQPPSMLQTVSGIGPAASVLLNLATSITTQSFKLKKGTQVIDSPEKVREYLEIKMSTLRKERLIALLLDSSNRLITECILEFGTVDKAAVHPRNLLEKVIATGATGVILVHNHPGGAKRASQEDIRLTRNLRDLGKSLGFRLLDHMIVADGETLSLREEGVFN